A region of Paenimyroides aestuarii DNA encodes the following proteins:
- a CDS encoding suppressor of fused domain protein — protein MTKEEYQKIYTEEDAVGWLQIDEQLEKLYPQQEPKHYGPLCGIHFMVGGTDPIDGASIYNTNKQTPHKHLVSYGMSELYYNEEALNGEFSKWGFEFTFRLKPFEGDTDEPTWVIGLMNNLARYVFNSGNWFEENQYIPTNGPIRANTETEIVGLVFTLDPELGKINTPHGEVSFLQMVGITQKELEHLKAHSTRSEVEKLINKLKEDNPLLITDLNRK, from the coding sequence ATGACAAAAGAAGAATATCAAAAAATCTACACCGAAGAAGATGCTGTGGGATGGTTGCAAATAGATGAGCAATTAGAAAAGCTATATCCCCAACAAGAACCTAAGCATTATGGTCCATTGTGCGGCATTCACTTTATGGTAGGCGGCACCGATCCTATCGATGGGGCAAGCATTTACAATACCAACAAACAAACTCCTCACAAACATTTGGTGAGCTACGGAATGTCGGAGCTTTATTACAACGAAGAAGCTTTAAACGGAGAATTTAGCAAATGGGGATTTGAGTTTACTTTTAGACTAAAACCTTTTGAAGGCGATACAGATGAACCTACTTGGGTGATTGGTTTGATGAACAACTTGGCGCGTTATGTTTTTAATTCGGGTAATTGGTTTGAAGAAAATCAATATATACCCACAAATGGCCCTATTAGAGCAAATACCGAAACCGAAATTGTGGGTTTGGTTTTTACATTAGATCCCGAATTGGGAAAAATCAACACGCCGCATGGTGAAGTTTCGTTTTTACAAATGGTAGGAATTACCCAAAAAGAATTAGAGCATTTAAAAGCTCATTCCACACGAAGTGAAGTTGAAAAATTAATCAACAAATTAAAAGAAGATAATCCGTTATTAATCACAGACTTAAACAGAAAATAA
- a CDS encoding efflux RND transporter periplasmic adaptor subunit has product MKKVIITGVIIIAALAGIMYVLNNHKKSNEAQTAVVAEKNNAVTVRVETADFKEVNGEYIANGVFVPKQEVKISTEVPGRVTRVLVSEGSRVSAGQTLAVIKADQQNVNLSNAQAVYNNAKAEVARFESAYATGGVTKQQLDQMKLQLVNAKNNLQSAQLTAGDVNIKASFSGIVNKKSVEPGFYANPGVELFEIVNVSTLKLKVNVDEKNIASLKLGQSYKVESPVVADKEFTGKITFIAPKADASLNFPVELEIQNNAANDLKAGMYGNAYFGNSQMANVLIIPRNAFVGSVSSNKVFVYKDGKAVLTTVVAGRTFGESIEVVSGIEKGTQVITSGQINLADGTAVKVIK; this is encoded by the coding sequence ATGAAAAAAGTCATTATAACAGGAGTAATAATAATTGCCGCTTTAGCAGGGATTATGTACGTTTTAAATAATCACAAAAAATCAAACGAAGCACAAACCGCTGTTGTTGCAGAAAAAAACAATGCGGTAACAGTACGCGTTGAAACAGCAGATTTTAAAGAAGTAAACGGTGAATACATTGCAAACGGCGTTTTTGTTCCTAAACAAGAAGTAAAAATTTCTACCGAAGTACCGGGCAGAGTAACACGCGTTTTGGTTTCTGAAGGATCTCGCGTTAGTGCCGGACAAACATTAGCGGTTATTAAAGCAGACCAGCAAAACGTAAACCTTAGCAATGCGCAAGCGGTTTACAACAATGCAAAAGCAGAAGTTGCACGCTTTGAAAGTGCTTATGCAACAGGCGGTGTTACCAAACAACAGTTAGACCAAATGAAACTGCAATTGGTAAACGCTAAAAACAATTTGCAAAGCGCACAACTTACTGCAGGCGATGTAAACATTAAAGCATCCTTTTCTGGTATTGTAAACAAAAAAAGCGTAGAGCCAGGTTTTTATGCCAATCCGGGCGTAGAATTGTTTGAAATTGTAAATGTATCTACCTTAAAATTAAAAGTAAATGTAGATGAAAAAAACATTGCATCTTTAAAATTAGGTCAAAGCTATAAAGTGGAATCGCCAGTTGTGGCAGATAAAGAATTCACAGGAAAAATTACATTCATTGCTCCAAAGGCAGATGCCAGCTTAAATTTCCCGGTAGAATTAGAAATTCAAAACAATGCTGCCAACGATTTAAAAGCGGGTATGTATGGAAATGCCTATTTTGGAAACAGCCAAATGGCCAATGTGTTAATTATTCCTAGAAATGCTTTTGTGGGTTCTGTGAGTTCTAATAAAGTATTTGTTTACAAAGACGGAAAAGCCGTTTTAACCACAGTTGTTGCCGGAAGAACTTTCGGTGAATCTATCGAAGTGGTATCAGGAATTGAAAAAGGCACACAAGTAATCACATCCGGACAAATAAATTTAGCCGACGGAACGGCCGTTAAAGTCATTAAATAA
- a CDS encoding PQQ-dependent sugar dehydrogenase, translated as MRKNFSFIPVFILLGIFSCNDDNANTATDETVQLGNPVETQPPHTTYKPAFEGQTRIGSVKTQTKLSVEVIAENIGRPWAIVDMPNGNLLVTDKNGYMKIFTENGILQSQVNGFPNVDNSGQGGMLDVALDPEFSSNRMIYWSFSEAYGNGNLTAVAKGKLSADEKVIENPMVIYRAEPSYDGSLHYGSRLAFDDAGNLYVSTGERSDLVTRPQAQALNSALGKIVRISKNGQPVSSNPFVADATAKPEIYSYGHRNPQGMAFHPVTKQLWEAEFGAMGGDEINFIEAGKNYGWPIISYGLEYNGSKIGEGITQKEGMEQPVYYWDPSISPSGIDFYTGNAVPEWQNNLFLGALSGQHIIRLVITNNKVAGEERLLADKNERFRDVLGRHQNQSLYAITDSGKIYKISKAK; from the coding sequence ATGAGAAAGAATTTTAGTTTTATACCTGTTTTCATATTGTTAGGCATTTTTTCTTGCAATGATGATAATGCTAATACGGCAACCGATGAAACTGTTCAATTAGGGAATCCTGTGGAAACACAACCACCCCACACAACTTATAAACCAGCTTTTGAAGGGCAAACGCGCATTGGTAGTGTTAAAACCCAAACAAAGTTGTCTGTAGAAGTAATTGCAGAAAATATTGGCAGACCTTGGGCAATTGTAGATATGCCCAATGGAAATTTACTGGTGACAGATAAAAATGGATACATGAAAATTTTCACAGAGAATGGAATTTTACAATCACAAGTGAACGGCTTTCCAAATGTGGACAACAGCGGTCAGGGTGGAATGTTAGATGTTGCTCTAGACCCTGAATTCTCATCAAACCGAATGATTTATTGGTCTTTTTCAGAAGCTTATGGAAATGGTAATTTAACGGCAGTTGCAAAAGGAAAATTGAGTGCTGATGAAAAAGTTATTGAAAACCCTATGGTAATTTATAGAGCAGAACCTTCCTATGATGGCAGTTTGCATTATGGCAGTCGATTAGCTTTTGATGACGCAGGCAATTTATATGTAAGTACGGGTGAACGATCAGATTTAGTAACGCGTCCGCAAGCACAAGCACTTAATTCAGCATTGGGGAAAATTGTTCGAATTTCTAAAAACGGACAGCCTGTTTCGAGTAATCCTTTTGTTGCTGATGCTACTGCAAAACCCGAAATTTATTCGTATGGTCATAGAAATCCTCAAGGCATGGCTTTTCATCCCGTTACCAAGCAGTTGTGGGAAGCAGAGTTTGGTGCAATGGGTGGCGATGAAATAAACTTTATCGAAGCAGGTAAAAATTACGGTTGGCCAATAATTTCGTATGGTTTAGAATACAATGGTAGCAAAATTGGTGAGGGCATTACTCAAAAAGAAGGTATGGAACAACCGGTGTATTATTGGGATCCATCTATTTCGCCTAGTGGTATCGATTTTTATACAGGAAATGCTGTTCCAGAATGGCAAAATAATTTATTTCTTGGCGCATTAAGTGGTCAACACATTATTCGATTGGTTATTACTAATAATAAGGTAGCGGGCGAAGAACGTTTGTTAGCTGATAAGAACGAGCGTTTTAGAGATGTATTAGGACGACATCAAAATCAATCTTTATACGCCATCACCGATAGTGGTAAGATTTATAAAATATCTAAAGCAAAATAG
- a CDS encoding TolC family protein codes for MKYKVSILLAFLGFFAQAQEQLTLKDAVNYALQNKAEAVKARLDVENSEYQIDEVRASALPQISANGGLTYNAIIQKSAVPGEFFGQGDGIVMIPFGLPWQTNAAVSLNQQLFNQAVFTGLKAAKTTREFYKINAQLTEEQVIEKVANSYYEAYKTDSQIKTIDKTIANTTRVRDVIKSLFDNGLAKKIDLDRTEVALNNLKGTRQQLVNALQLQENALKYLIGMDMNQDIELPNNTFEVTKHALVDESVTIENRTEIQLLEKQTELLTLNKKAIEAQGYPSLSMNATYGYLGFGEKLPWFQTLPNAAWSNFSSIGLNLNIPIFNGGSVKAKVKQAQVALDRLEADKRDVRLGLDMSLKNAITQLNNSLITLNIQKENVNLAKEVLDNIENNYKFGLATLTDLLDAETQYADAQNNHTNALLDYKVAEIQLIKAKGALKSLTEE; via the coding sequence ATGAAATATAAAGTTTCGATTTTATTAGCGTTTTTAGGATTCTTTGCCCAGGCACAAGAACAATTAACGCTTAAAGATGCGGTTAATTATGCTTTGCAAAATAAGGCCGAAGCCGTGAAAGCCCGTTTAGACGTGGAAAACAGCGAATACCAGATCGATGAAGTTCGGGCAAGTGCTTTACCACAAATCAGCGCAAACGGAGGCCTAACCTACAATGCCATTATTCAAAAAAGTGCTGTTCCAGGAGAATTTTTCGGGCAAGGCGATGGAATTGTAATGATTCCTTTTGGATTGCCTTGGCAAACAAATGCTGCAGTATCTCTGAATCAGCAATTATTTAACCAAGCCGTTTTTACGGGTTTAAAAGCTGCAAAAACCACCAGAGAGTTTTATAAAATAAACGCGCAATTAACCGAAGAACAGGTTATTGAAAAAGTGGCCAACAGTTATTACGAAGCATATAAAACCGATTCGCAGATAAAAACTATTGATAAAACTATTGCCAACACTACCCGCGTGCGCGATGTTATTAAAAGTTTGTTTGATAATGGTTTGGCAAAAAAAATTGATTTAGACCGTACAGAGGTTGCTTTGAACAATTTAAAAGGAACCCGCCAGCAACTTGTAAATGCATTGCAATTGCAAGAAAATGCGTTGAAATATTTAATTGGTATGGATATGAATCAGGATATTGAATTGCCAAACAACACCTTCGAGGTGACAAAACACGCTCTGGTGGACGAATCTGTAACGATTGAAAACAGAACTGAAATTCAATTATTAGAAAAGCAAACCGAATTATTAACACTAAACAAAAAAGCAATAGAAGCACAAGGCTATCCAAGTTTAAGCATGAATGCTACTTATGGTTATTTAGGTTTTGGTGAAAAACTGCCATGGTTTCAAACGCTTCCAAATGCAGCGTGGTCTAACTTTTCATCGATTGGTTTAAATTTAAACATTCCTATTTTTAATGGTGGATCTGTAAAAGCAAAAGTAAAACAAGCACAGGTTGCCCTTGATCGTTTAGAAGCAGACAAGCGCGATGTTCGTTTAGGATTGGATATGTCTTTAAAAAACGCAATAACGCAGCTAAACAATTCTTTAATCACACTCAACATTCAAAAAGAAAATGTGAATTTGGCTAAAGAAGTTTTAGACAATATAGAAAACAACTACAAATTTGGATTGGCAACTTTAACCGACTTGTTAGACGCAGAAACACAATATGCCGATGCACAAAACAATCACACCAACGCTTTACTAGATTATAAAGTAGCCGAAATACAACTAATTAAAGCAAAAGGAGCATTAAAATCATTAACAGAAGAATAA
- a CDS encoding VanW family protein, which translates to MKQRKLLSQRHPILYFLAVWTRRLKRKAEWFCSGNTYSKLKPIDSSFHRVKKHQSVLLRKLGDGNQELQINKVTNLRIALKQLNGVVIKPGETFSFCKLVGLPTKKKGYLLGMELSFGKARAGIGGGICQIANMIHWLATHSPLTVTERSNHSFDPFPDEGRVLPFGSGAAIFYNYVDLQIKNNTDNTFQLNLWLTDTHLEGELKAKNPLGVSYHIFEKNHQFLKKDTLFFRQNEIWRKVIDKKTGNCLKNELLKKNYARVTYQPENYINTNLKNI; encoded by the coding sequence TTGAAACAAAGAAAGTTATTAAGCCAAAGGCATCCTATTTTATATTTTTTGGCAGTTTGGACTAGACGTTTAAAACGCAAAGCTGAATGGTTTTGTAGCGGCAACACCTATTCTAAATTAAAACCTATTGATTCCTCTTTTCACAGAGTAAAAAAACATCAATCGGTATTGTTGCGAAAGTTGGGTGACGGAAACCAAGAGCTTCAAATAAACAAAGTTACTAATTTAAGAATTGCTCTAAAACAATTAAATGGTGTGGTGATTAAGCCCGGAGAAACATTCTCGTTTTGCAAATTGGTGGGTTTACCAACAAAAAAGAAAGGTTATTTATTGGGTATGGAACTTTCTTTCGGAAAGGCGAGAGCAGGAATTGGCGGCGGTATTTGTCAAATAGCAAATATGATTCATTGGTTGGCAACGCACAGTCCGTTAACAGTTACAGAGCGTTCTAATCATTCGTTTGATCCATTTCCCGACGAAGGAAGGGTTTTGCCCTTTGGAAGTGGTGCCGCAATTTTCTATAATTATGTTGACTTACAAATAAAAAACAATACTGATAATACATTTCAGTTAAATCTTTGGCTTACGGACACGCATTTGGAAGGTGAACTGAAAGCTAAAAATCCTTTGGGTGTATCGTATCATATATTTGAAAAAAATCATCAGTTTTTAAAAAAAGACACTCTCTTTTTTCGGCAAAATGAAATTTGGAGAAAGGTAATTGATAAAAAAACAGGAAATTGTTTGAAAAATGAACTTCTCAAGAAAAATTATGCCCGAGTGACTTATCAACCTGAAAATTATATCAACACTAACTTAAAAAATATCTAA
- a CDS encoding efflux RND transporter permease subunit: MKISEISIKRPSVIIVMFMLLLLGGIGSYLSLGYELIPKFDVNVITVQTIYPGAAPSEVETSVTKVIEDAVSSLENVKKIESKSMESVSVVMITLNTGADVNFLLTDAQRKINAVVNDLPDDAETPALSKFSLDDVPIMNLSVTSNLTEKELYDLLDQKIQPVFARTTGVAKVDLVGGEEREIQVSINPEKLAGYGLTINQVQQILAASNMDFPTGNIKTRNNQTTIRLSGKFTSLEQMRNLPLTTPTGTMIRLSDIADVQDGIKDVEKIARINQTNTILMQVYKQSDANAVEVSDLVKKTIETVQTDYKEQNVNILIASDSTDYTISAADHVMLDLGIAVALVAFIMLFFLHSLRDAAIATFAIPLSLIATFIGLKLFGYTLNLMSLLGLSLVVGILVDDAIVVIENIHRHMEMGKNKVRAAFDGTKEIGFTVTAITLVIVVVFLPIAMSSGLVSDILRQFCVTVVIATLLSLLVSFTVVPWLYSRFGKLSHISKNSLFGRILHGFEAGLTKLTNGISGILEWSLKHWFNKLITLLITLALFVGSILLLFTGYIGGSFFPGNDKEELFLQFELPKDASIEQTNLLTQKAEAYLSKKPEIEKMITTVGQASDGMMTTSGTKYKSEIQIYLQDGHKKKEPTKVYAAKLKREMERELVGVKVKTVEVGIMGAEQAPLMLTVIASNQKDALEYAEKAADLLRKIPGSNEVRLTSEDGNPEVVVKLDRDKMNALGLNVATVGMTMQTAFAGNTDTKYRAGDTEYDINIRYDEIGRGTMEDVKSLKFINQQGQTIQLEQFADISYGSGPTLLERRDKSPAVSVQAQVVGKSEGDIATEWEEQFSKLKLKPGVAFKWGGNKENQDEGFGTLGIALLASILLVYAVMVILYDSFSKPFIILFSIPLSFIGALLFLALTNETLNIFTILGIIMLIGLVAKNAIMLVDFANHKKELGYSTYDALVAANHARFRPILMTTIAMVIGMMPIALAQGDGSDFNRGLAIVIIGGLISSLFLTLIIVPVVYAIFDGIGRRLRRGPKTDYAELMEADYEANENYVDEFGEKQS; the protein is encoded by the coding sequence ATGAAAATATCTGAAATATCAATAAAAAGACCCAGTGTAATCATCGTGATGTTCATGTTATTACTTTTGGGTGGAATTGGCTCCTACTTAAGTTTAGGTTATGAGTTGATCCCGAAATTCGACGTGAATGTAATCACCGTTCAAACCATTTATCCTGGTGCAGCTCCGTCTGAAGTTGAAACATCGGTTACCAAAGTGATAGAAGATGCGGTTTCTTCGCTGGAAAATGTAAAGAAAATTGAATCTAAATCAATGGAAAGTGTTTCGGTGGTGATGATTACCCTAAACACTGGTGCCGACGTAAACTTTTTGCTTACCGATGCGCAAAGAAAAATTAATGCGGTGGTAAACGATTTGCCCGATGATGCCGAAACACCGGCTCTGAGCAAATTCTCATTAGACGATGTTCCCATTATGAACCTTTCGGTGACATCAAACCTTACCGAAAAAGAATTGTATGATTTATTAGACCAAAAAATCCAACCGGTTTTTGCACGTACAACAGGTGTGGCAAAAGTAGATTTGGTGGGTGGTGAAGAACGAGAAATACAAGTAAGCATCAATCCAGAAAAACTGGCAGGTTATGGGTTAACTATTAATCAAGTGCAGCAAATTTTGGCAGCATCGAACATGGATTTCCCAACCGGAAATATTAAAACACGCAATAACCAAACCACCATTCGTTTGTCTGGTAAGTTCACTTCATTAGAACAAATGCGCAATTTACCGCTCACCACGCCAACCGGAACCATGATTCGCCTAAGCGACATTGCCGATGTGCAAGATGGTATTAAAGATGTGGAAAAAATTGCACGTATCAATCAAACCAACACCATTTTAATGCAGGTTTACAAACAGTCTGATGCAAATGCTGTGGAAGTATCTGATTTGGTGAAGAAAACTATTGAAACCGTTCAAACCGATTATAAAGAACAAAACGTTAACATATTAATCGCTTCCGATTCTACTGATTATACCATTAGTGCAGCAGACCACGTAATGCTCGATTTAGGAATTGCAGTTGCATTGGTAGCTTTTATCATGTTGTTTTTCTTACACAGTTTGCGCGATGCCGCTATTGCAACATTTGCCATTCCGCTGTCGTTAATTGCAACGTTTATTGGTTTAAAATTATTTGGATATACTTTAAACTTAATGTCGCTCTTAGGATTGTCGTTAGTGGTAGGTATTTTGGTGGATGATGCCATTGTGGTTATCGAAAACATTCACCGCCACATGGAAATGGGAAAAAACAAAGTACGCGCAGCGTTTGATGGTACTAAAGAAATCGGATTCACGGTTACAGCCATCACGTTGGTTATTGTGGTTGTATTCTTACCAATTGCTATGAGTAGCGGTTTAGTATCCGATATTTTACGTCAATTTTGTGTTACAGTAGTTATCGCCACCTTATTATCGTTGTTGGTTTCGTTTACCGTTGTGCCGTGGTTGTATTCTCGTTTCGGAAAATTATCACACATCAGTAAAAATTCGCTTTTTGGTAGAATTTTGCACGGATTTGAAGCCGGATTAACCAAATTAACCAACGGAATATCAGGTATTTTGGAATGGTCGTTAAAACATTGGTTCAATAAATTAATTACTTTACTAATAACTTTGGCTCTTTTTGTAGGATCAATATTACTTCTTTTTACAGGATACATCGGAGGAAGTTTCTTCCCTGGAAACGATAAAGAAGAATTATTTTTACAGTTTGAATTACCAAAAGATGCATCAATCGAGCAAACCAATTTACTTACCCAAAAAGCAGAGGCGTATCTTTCTAAAAAACCGGAAATAGAAAAAATGATTACTACCGTGGGTCAAGCTTCAGACGGTATGATGACTACTTCTGGAACCAAATATAAATCGGAAATACAAATTTATCTGCAAGACGGTCACAAGAAAAAAGAACCAACAAAGGTTTATGCTGCCAAATTAAAACGCGAAATGGAACGTGAATTGGTTGGTGTAAAAGTGAAAACCGTTGAAGTGGGCATCATGGGTGCTGAACAAGCGCCGTTAATGCTTACCGTAATTGCATCGAACCAAAAAGACGCATTAGAATATGCTGAAAAAGCAGCCGACTTATTACGAAAAATTCCAGGTTCAAACGAAGTACGTTTAACTTCTGAAGACGGAAACCCTGAAGTTGTGGTGAAATTAGATCGCGATAAAATGAATGCTTTAGGCTTAAACGTAGCCACAGTGGGTATGACCATGCAGACTGCTTTTGCCGGAAATACCGATACCAAATACCGCGCAGGTGACACCGAATATGACATTAACATTCGATACGATGAAATAGGCCGCGGCACTATGGAAGATGTAAAAAGCTTAAAATTTATCAATCAACAAGGACAAACCATTCAGTTGGAACAATTTGCAGATATCAGCTATGGCTCTGGTCCCACTTTATTAGAACGCCGCGATAAATCGCCAGCAGTATCTGTTCAAGCACAAGTTGTTGGTAAATCGGAAGGTGATATTGCAACAGAATGGGAAGAACAATTTTCTAAATTGAAATTGAAACCAGGTGTTGCTTTCAAATGGGGTGGTAACAAAGAAAACCAAGACGAAGGTTTTGGTACATTAGGTATCGCTTTATTAGCTTCGATTTTATTGGTATATGCAGTTATGGTGATTTTGTATGATAGTTTCTCTAAACCATTTATCATCTTATTCTCTATCCCACTTTCTTTTATTGGTGCTTTATTATTCTTAGCATTAACCAACGAAACCCTAAACATCTTTACCATTTTAGGTATTATCATGTTGATTGGTTTGGTGGCGAAAAACGCTATTATGTTGGTAGATTTTGCAAACCATAAAAAAGAATTGGGCTACAGTACTTATGATGCTTTAGTGGCAGCAAACCATGCCCGCTTCCGCCCTATTCTTATGACAACGATTGCAATGGTTATTGGTATGATGCCGATTGCATTGGCACAAGGCGACGGGTCTGATTTTAATCGAGGTTTGGCGATTGTAATTATTGGTGGATTGATTTCGTCTTTATTCCTTACCTTGATTATTGTGCCGGTGGTATATGCTATTTTTGATGGAATCGGAAGAAGATTAAGAAGAGGTCCGAAAACAGATTACGCTGAATTAATGGAAGCAGATTATGAAGCAAATGAAAATTATGTGGACGAATTTGGCGAAAAACAAAGCTAG
- the fabV gene encoding enoyl-ACP reductase FabV, whose protein sequence is MIIKPRTRGFICLTSHPDGTALNIKNQIDYVQSKGTIENGPKKVLVIGASTGFGISSRIAAAFGSGAATIGVFFEKPAAEGKPGTAGWYNSAAFEKEAHEAGLYAKSINGDAFSDEVKQQTIDLIKKDLGTIDLVVYSLASPRRTHPKTGVAYASVLKPIGQTFSNKTVDFHTGVVSDISINPIESQEDIDNTIAVMGGEDWKFWMEDLHNAGVLANGVKTVAYSYIGPELTFPIYRNGTIGQAKNDLEATTTTINSILKDVNGEAYVSVNKALVTQSSSAIPVVPLYISLLYKVMKEKGIHEGTIEQMYRLFNDRLYTTDGTIPLDNEGRIRVDDWEMRADVQEEVAKLWSQATTENLEQISDIQGYRDDFFNLFGFNFDAIDYEAETNEMVQVPSI, encoded by the coding sequence ATGATTATAAAACCAAGAACAAGAGGTTTTATTTGTTTAACATCGCATCCTGATGGAACTGCTTTAAACATTAAAAACCAGATTGACTATGTGCAATCTAAAGGCACTATTGAAAACGGACCTAAGAAAGTTTTGGTAATTGGTGCATCTACCGGATTTGGAATTTCTTCGCGTATTGCAGCTGCATTTGGTTCGGGAGCGGCAACTATTGGGGTGTTTTTCGAAAAGCCTGCTGCTGAAGGTAAGCCTGGGACTGCCGGTTGGTATAATTCAGCCGCATTTGAAAAAGAAGCTCATGAGGCAGGTTTGTATGCAAAATCCATCAATGGCGATGCTTTTTCTGATGAAGTTAAACAGCAAACAATCGATTTAATTAAAAAAGATTTAGGAACAATCGATTTAGTAGTATATAGCTTGGCATCACCTCGCAGAACACATCCCAAAACAGGTGTGGCGTATGCATCCGTTTTAAAACCAATCGGACAAACTTTTTCTAACAAAACAGTTGATTTCCATACAGGCGTTGTTTCAGACATTTCTATAAATCCTATTGAAAGTCAAGAAGATATTGATAATACCATTGCTGTAATGGGTGGTGAAGATTGGAAATTTTGGATGGAAGATTTGCACAACGCTGGTGTTCTAGCAAACGGAGTGAAAACGGTTGCTTATTCATACATTGGTCCTGAACTTACTTTTCCAATTTATAGAAATGGTACTATTGGTCAGGCAAAAAATGATTTAGAAGCTACAACAACTACGATTAACAGTATTTTAAAAGATGTGAACGGAGAAGCATACGTTTCTGTAAACAAAGCTTTGGTTACTCAATCTAGCTCTGCAATTCCGGTTGTACCGTTGTATATTTCGCTTTTGTATAAGGTTATGAAAGAAAAAGGCATTCACGAAGGAACTATTGAGCAAATGTATCGTTTATTTAATGACCGATTATATACCACAGATGGCACAATACCTTTAGACAATGAAGGAAGAATTAGAGTAGATGACTGGGAAATGCGTGCAGATGTTCAGGAAGAAGTTGCTAAATTATGGAGCCAAGCTACTACTGAAAATTTAGAACAAATTTCGGATATTCAAGGATACAGAGATGACTTTTTTAATTTGTTTGGATTTAATTTTGATGCAATAGATTACGAAGCTGAAACAAATGAAATGGTCCAAGTTCCAAGTATTTAA
- a CDS encoding alpha/beta hydrolase, with translation MNKIYFLFIIVALFCNCSKTTQPNDPIPAHETIEIQSKSVNEKRIINVWTPEGYSQSKDSLPVMYMADGGIKEDFPHIANTFAKLIQSKKIPPMILVGIENTERRRDLSGVTEVEKDKEVAPVVGGSEKFRAFISDELFPEIEKKYRTSGKKGILGESLSGLFVMETFFLEPELFDYYIAFDPSLWWNDHYLVKTAKEHLTKIPAGSEKKLWFAGSSATDISPYTNELAEILKTDNRTNLKWNYADEPKEQHTTIFRATKEKALIWTLGNE, from the coding sequence ATGAACAAAATTTATTTCCTCTTTATTATTGTTGCTCTTTTTTGTAATTGTTCAAAAACTACACAACCAAACGACCCTATTCCAGCACATGAAACTATCGAAATTCAGTCTAAAAGTGTTAACGAGAAAAGAATAATTAATGTTTGGACACCCGAAGGTTACAGTCAATCCAAAGACAGTTTACCAGTAATGTATATGGCGGATGGTGGCATAAAAGAAGATTTTCCGCATATTGCCAACACTTTTGCAAAACTCATCCAATCTAAAAAAATACCGCCTATGATTTTGGTTGGAATTGAAAATACAGAGCGTCGAAGAGATTTATCTGGTGTTACTGAAGTTGAAAAAGATAAAGAAGTGGCTCCCGTGGTGGGTGGTTCGGAAAAATTCCGGGCTTTTATTAGTGATGAACTATTTCCCGAGATTGAAAAAAAATACCGCACATCGGGCAAAAAAGGTATTTTGGGAGAATCCTTATCAGGGCTTTTTGTAATGGAAACTTTTTTTCTAGAACCAGAACTATTTGATTATTATATTGCATTTGATCCATCTTTATGGTGGAACGATCACTATTTGGTAAAGACAGCGAAAGAACATCTAACTAAAATCCCAGCTGGTAGCGAGAAAAAACTGTGGTTTGCAGGCTCTAGTGCTACTGATATTTCACCCTATACCAATGAATTAGCTGAAATTCTAAAAACGGATAATCGAACTAATTTAAAATGGAACTATGCAGACGAACCTAAAGAACAACACACCACTATTTTTAGAGCTACAAAGGAAAAAGCCTTGATTTGGACTTTGGGCAACGAATAA